A region from the Janthinobacterium agaricidamnosum genome encodes:
- the nadC gene encoding carboxylating nicotinate-nucleotide diphosphorylase has product MSTLVNSFAPFDPALARAFEGNLLAALLEDVGQCDLTGELVPPDHIVTARVIVREAAVLCGAPWFEGIMKSLDRSIDIAWHYAEGDMMTADSVVCTIQAPARALLTAERSALNFLQLLSAVATATRRYVDVIAGTKASILDTRKTLPGLRLAQKYAVRVGGGKNQRLALYDGILIKENHIAAAGGVSQALENARNLDAGVPVQIEVETLAQLQEALDAGAVSVLLDNFSNDMMREAVALTNGRALLEASGGINFDTVRAIAETGVDRISIGSLTKDVRATDYSLRIVG; this is encoded by the coding sequence ATGAGTACCCTCGTTAATTCTTTCGCTCCCTTCGATCCGGCCCTGGCGCGCGCGTTCGAGGGCAATCTGCTGGCCGCCTTGCTGGAAGACGTGGGCCAGTGCGACCTGACGGGCGAGCTGGTGCCGCCCGACCACATCGTCACGGCCCGTGTCATCGTGCGCGAAGCGGCCGTGCTGTGCGGCGCGCCGTGGTTCGAAGGCATCATGAAAAGCCTGGACCGCAGCATCGATATTGCCTGGCATTACGCTGAAGGCGACATGATGACGGCCGACAGCGTCGTCTGCACGATTCAGGCGCCGGCGCGCGCCCTGCTCACGGCCGAGCGCAGCGCCCTCAATTTCCTACAGCTGCTGTCGGCTGTGGCCACGGCCACGCGCCGGTATGTCGATGTGATCGCCGGCACCAAGGCGTCCATCCTGGACACGCGCAAGACCTTGCCGGGCCTGCGCCTGGCGCAAAAGTATGCGGTGCGCGTTGGCGGCGGCAAGAACCAGCGCCTGGCCCTGTACGACGGCATCTTGATCAAGGAAAACCATATCGCGGCGGCAGGCGGCGTCAGCCAAGCCCTGGAAAACGCGCGCAACCTCGATGCGGGCGTGCCCGTGCAGATTGAGGTGGAAACCCTGGCGCAATTGCAGGAAGCGCTCGATGCGGGCGCCGTCTCCGTCTTGCTCGATAACTTCAGCAACGACATGATGCGCGAGGCCGTGGCCCTCACCAACGGCCGCGCCTTGCTCGAAGCGTCGGGCGGCATTAACTTCGACACCGTGCGCGCCATCGCCGAAACGGGCGTGGACCGCATCTCGATCGGCAGCCTGACGAAGGACGTGCGGGCCACCGATTACTCTTTGCGCATCGTCGGCTGA
- the nadA gene encoding quinolinate synthase NadA has protein sequence MQTLAIKSVEYEHPQDGASCTAHAWARTPATPSPAEKAELITRIKRLLIEREAVLVAHYYVDADLQDLAEATGGCVSDSLEMARFGRDHPAKTLVVAGVRFMGETAKILSPEKTVLMPDLDATCSLDLGCPVDEFTAFCDAHPDRTVVVYANTSAAVKARADWMVTSSIGLDIVAHLHAQGKKILWAPDKHLGSYIQKETGADMLLWQGSCLVHDEFKGIELDLLKEEYPQAKVLVHPESPANVVALADMVGSTSQMIAAAQTMDTDTFIVATDNGILHKMRAAAPGKRFIEAPTAGNSATCKSCAHCPWMAMNGLLNLAQTLENMHNEIHVDPAVGQLAVRSINRMLDFAAAKKAGLKPGADLAKETTLFQGIGPA, from the coding sequence ATGCAAACTTTAGCCATCAAATCCGTCGAGTACGAACATCCACAAGACGGAGCCAGCTGCACTGCCCACGCCTGGGCACGCACGCCAGCGACGCCGTCCCCGGCTGAAAAAGCCGAACTGATCACGCGCATCAAGCGCTTGCTGATCGAGCGCGAAGCCGTGCTCGTTGCCCACTATTACGTAGATGCCGACCTGCAAGACCTGGCCGAAGCCACGGGCGGCTGCGTCTCCGACTCGCTGGAAATGGCCCGCTTCGGGCGCGACCATCCGGCCAAGACCCTCGTCGTGGCCGGCGTGCGCTTCATGGGTGAAACGGCGAAAATCCTCAGTCCCGAGAAAACCGTCCTGATGCCCGACCTCGACGCCACTTGCTCGCTCGACCTCGGCTGCCCGGTCGATGAATTCACGGCCTTCTGCGATGCCCATCCGGACCGCACGGTCGTTGTTTACGCCAACACCAGCGCGGCCGTCAAGGCGCGCGCGGACTGGATGGTGACGTCGTCGATCGGCCTCGACATCGTTGCCCACCTGCATGCGCAGGGCAAGAAAATCCTGTGGGCGCCCGACAAGCACCTGGGTTCCTACATCCAGAAGGAAACGGGCGCCGACATGCTGCTGTGGCAAGGTAGCTGCCTCGTGCACGACGAATTCAAGGGCATCGAACTCGATTTGCTCAAGGAAGAGTATCCGCAAGCCAAGGTGCTCGTGCATCCGGAGTCGCCCGCCAACGTGGTGGCCCTGGCCGACATGGTGGGCTCGACGTCGCAAATGATTGCGGCAGCGCAAACCATGGACACGGACACTTTTATTGTCGCCACCGACAACGGTATCCTGCACAAGATGCGCGCGGCCGCGCCAGGTAAACGCTTCATCGAAGCGCCCACGGCCGGCAACAGCGCCACCTGTAAAAGCTGCGCGCACTGCCCGTGGATGGCCATGAACGGCTTGCTGAACCTGGCGCAAACGCTGGAAAACATGCACAACGAAATCCACGTCGATCCCGCCGTCGGCCAGCTGGCCGTGCGTTCGATCAATCGCATGCTCGACTTCGCCGCCGCCAAGAAGGCGGGCCTCAAGCCGGGCGCGGACCTGGCAAAAGAAACCACATTGTTCCAAGGAATCGGTCCAGCATGA
- a CDS encoding ABC-F family ATPase, with translation MLSTANITMQFGAKPLFENISVKFGDGNRYGLIGANGCGKSTFMKILGGDLDPSGGNVMLDTNERLGKLRQDQFAFEDMRVLDVVMMGHTEMWAAIQQRDAIYANPEATDDDYMQAAELEGKVSEYDGYTAESRAGELLLGAGVAIDLHQGPMSNVSPGWKLRVLLAQALFSNPDILLLDEPTNNLDINTIRWLEDVLNERNSTMIIISHDRHFLNQVCTHVADMDYGTLKIYPGNYDEYMFASTQARNQQLANNAKAKDKVAELQEFVRRFAANKSKARQATSRAKQIEKIKVDDIKPSSRAYPFVRFDGEKKLHRLAVEVENISKGFDRQLFKNFSIMVEAGERIAIIGANGAGKTTMLRCIAGDIAGLQPDQGRVKWAENANVGYMPQDPTEDFAKDTNLTDWIGQWTKEGDDDQAVRSILGRLLFGGDDVKKAVKVLSGGEKGRMMYGKLMLGRHNVLMLDEPTNHMDMESIESLNIALEKYAGTLIFVSHDREFVSSLANRIIEIKEDEVVDYRGNYEDYLKSQGID, from the coding sequence ATGCTCTCTACAGCAAATATTACGATGCAGTTTGGCGCCAAGCCATTGTTTGAGAATATCTCCGTCAAGTTCGGCGACGGCAACCGCTATGGCTTGATCGGTGCCAACGGCTGCGGCAAGTCGACGTTCATGAAAATCCTGGGCGGCGACCTGGACCCGTCGGGCGGCAACGTCATGCTCGACACCAACGAGCGCCTGGGCAAGCTGCGCCAGGACCAGTTCGCGTTTGAAGACATGCGCGTGCTCGACGTCGTCATGATGGGCCACACGGAAATGTGGGCCGCCATCCAGCAACGCGACGCGATCTACGCGAACCCGGAAGCGACGGACGACGACTACATGCAAGCCGCTGAGCTGGAAGGCAAAGTGTCCGAATACGACGGCTACACGGCCGAATCGCGCGCCGGTGAACTGCTGCTGGGCGCCGGTGTCGCCATCGACCTGCATCAAGGCCCGATGAGCAATGTCTCGCCAGGCTGGAAGCTGCGCGTGCTGCTGGCGCAGGCGCTGTTCTCGAATCCGGACATCCTGCTGCTCGACGAGCCGACGAATAACCTGGACATCAACACGATCCGCTGGCTGGAAGACGTGCTCAACGAGCGCAACTCCACCATGATCATCATTTCCCATGATCGCCACTTCCTGAACCAGGTCTGCACCCACGTGGCCGACATGGATTACGGCACCTTGAAGATTTATCCGGGCAACTACGACGAATACATGTTCGCCTCGACCCAGGCGCGCAACCAGCAGCTGGCCAACAACGCGAAAGCGAAAGACAAGGTTGCGGAACTGCAGGAATTCGTGCGCCGCTTCGCCGCGAACAAATCGAAGGCCCGCCAGGCGACGTCGCGCGCCAAGCAGATCGAAAAGATCAAGGTCGACGACATCAAGCCATCGTCGCGCGCCTATCCGTTCGTGCGCTTCGACGGCGAAAAGAAATTGCACCGTCTGGCCGTGGAAGTCGAGAACATCTCGAAAGGTTTTGATCGCCAGCTGTTCAAGAATTTCAGCATCATGGTCGAAGCGGGCGAACGCATCGCCATCATCGGCGCCAACGGCGCCGGCAAGACCACCATGCTGCGCTGCATCGCGGGCGACATCGCCGGCCTGCAGCCGGACCAGGGCCGCGTGAAGTGGGCGGAAAACGCCAACGTGGGCTACATGCCGCAAGATCCGACGGAAGATTTCGCCAAAGACACGAACCTGACCGACTGGATCGGCCAGTGGACGAAAGAAGGCGACGACGACCAGGCCGTGCGTTCCATCCTGGGCCGCTTGCTGTTCGGCGGCGACGATGTGAAAAAGGCCGTCAAGGTACTGTCCGGTGGTGAAAAGGGCCGCATGATGTACGGCAAGCTGATGCTGGGCCGCCACAACGTGCTGATGCTCGATGAGCCGACCAACCACATGGACATGGAATCGATCGAATCCTTGAACATCGCGCTGGAAAAATACGCGGGCACCCTGATCTTCGTGTCGCATGACCGCGAATTCGTGTCCTCGCTGGCCAACCGCATCATCGAAATCAAGGAAGATGAAGTGGTCGATTACCGCGGCAATTACGAGGATTACCTGAAGAGCCAGGGTATCGATTAA